One region of Flavobacterium sp. KACC 22763 genomic DNA includes:
- a CDS encoding cyclase family protein, with amino-acid sequence MIAILDNKYQIDLSKPIDISIPLTNTDQNPIAWYIEKPVIEPVVFGDWIGKVSEGKSSTNFNNIFFNPHGHGTHTECLGHITNDFYSINQSLKQFFFTAKLITVEPEKIDDDYVITQELIEKALGASTPLSVTKLEAIIIRTLPNQKEKKSRKYSNTNPPYLSEEAAIFIRESEIQHLLIDLPSVDKEHDEGKLLAHKAFWNVKDTVNLNSDARLNATITEMIYVSDEIEDGDYILNLQIASFENDASPSKPILYKI; translated from the coding sequence ATGATTGCAATTCTCGACAATAAATATCAAATCGACTTGTCTAAACCTATCGACATCTCTATTCCTTTAACCAATACAGATCAAAACCCAATTGCTTGGTATATTGAAAAACCAGTTATTGAACCAGTAGTTTTTGGCGACTGGATTGGAAAAGTTTCAGAAGGAAAATCATCTACGAATTTCAATAATATCTTCTTCAATCCGCATGGGCATGGAACGCACACAGAATGTTTGGGACATATCACAAATGATTTTTATAGCATTAATCAGTCGCTGAAACAGTTTTTCTTTACAGCTAAATTGATCACGGTTGAACCTGAAAAAATTGATGACGATTATGTGATTACGCAAGAATTAATTGAAAAAGCGTTGGGCGCTTCGACTCCGCTCAGCGTGACAAAATTGGAAGCGATAATAATTCGAACGCTTCCAAATCAGAAGGAAAAGAAATCAAGAAAATACTCTAATACAAATCCGCCGTATTTGTCTGAAGAGGCTGCGATTTTCATCCGCGAAAGCGAAATTCAACATTTACTAATTGATCTTCCAAGTGTTGATAAAGAACATGATGAAGGAAAATTATTGGCTCATAAAGCTTTTTGGAATGTAAAAGACACTGTAAATCTAAATTCTGACGCAAGATTAAATGCGACAATTACAGAAATGATTTATGTTTCAGACGAAATTGAAGACGGGGATTATATACTAAATCTTCAAATCGCTTCGTTTGAAAATGATGCAAGTCCATCAAAACCAATTTTATATAAAATTTAA
- the hemW gene encoding radical SAM family heme chaperone HemW, translating into MSGIYIHIPFCKQACHYCDFHFSTSMKKKDEMVLALAKEIGMRKPFDSAQGDNIIETIYFGGGTPSVLSNDEINFLISEVYKNYKVVENPEITLEANPDDLSAERILELSKSPINRLSIGIQSFYEDDLKMMNRAHNSAEAKKCLEEATKYFDNISLDLIYGIPGMSDEMWKQNIQTALDFGIPHISSYALTVEPKTALSKLIQTGKIAEPQDEVASNHFMILVEMLQKNGFIHYELSNFGKENYFSKNNSAYWLGKKYIGIGPSAHSYDGEKRGWNIANNSLYLKAIQNDELPIETEILTISDRYNEYIMTGLRTIWGVSLDRIEKEFGSEYLNYLLEQSQKFLNDDLLSIKNNILKPTPKGKFLTDGIASDLFYLNLED; encoded by the coding sequence ATGAGCGGTATCTACATCCATATTCCTTTTTGCAAACAGGCTTGCCACTATTGCGATTTTCATTTTTCGACTTCGATGAAAAAGAAAGATGAAATGGTTTTGGCATTAGCTAAAGAGATTGGCATGCGTAAACCCTTCGACTCCGCTCAGGGTGACAATATCATAGAAACCATATATTTTGGCGGCGGAACTCCTTCGGTTTTATCAAATGACGAAATCAATTTTTTAATTTCTGAAGTTTATAAAAACTATAAAGTTGTCGAAAATCCTGAAATTACGCTTGAAGCCAATCCTGATGATTTGTCTGCCGAAAGAATTTTAGAATTATCCAAAAGTCCAATAAACCGTTTAAGCATCGGAATTCAGTCTTTTTATGAAGACGATTTGAAAATGATGAATCGTGCTCATAATTCGGCTGAAGCAAAAAAATGTTTGGAAGAAGCAACCAAATATTTTGATAATATTTCGCTTGATTTAATTTACGGAATTCCAGGAATGAGTGACGAAATGTGGAAACAGAATATTCAGACTGCTTTAGATTTCGGCATTCCGCATATTTCAAGTTATGCTTTGACGGTTGAACCGAAAACAGCTTTGAGCAAATTAATTCAAACCGGAAAAATCGCTGAACCTCAGGATGAAGTAGCATCCAATCATTTTATGATTTTGGTTGAAATGCTTCAGAAAAATGGTTTTATTCATTACGAATTATCCAATTTTGGAAAAGAGAATTATTTTTCTAAAAACAACTCGGCATATTGGCTAGGCAAAAAATATATCGGAATTGGTCCTTCCGCACATAGTTACGACGGCGAAAAGAGAGGTTGGAATATTGCCAATAATTCTTTGTATTTAAAAGCAATTCAAAACGATGAGCTTCCTATTGAAACCGAAATCTTAACTATTTCAGATCGTTATAATGAATATATTATGACGGGTTTACGAACCATTTGGGGAGTTTCTTTAGACAGAATTGAAAAGGAATTCGGATCAGAATATTTGAATTATTTACTGGAACAATCTCAAAAATTCTTAAACGATGATTTGCTTTCAATTAAAAACAATATTCTTAAACCAACTCCAAAAGGAAAATTTTTAACCGATGGAATTGCTTCAGATTTATTTTATTTAAATTTGGAAGACTAA
- a CDS encoding four helix bundle protein, whose amino-acid sequence MRFQDLLAYKKSFSLAMKIFNITKQFPKEETYSLTDQIRRSSRSVTVTIAEAYRKRIYPKHFYSKLTDSDGENSETQTWLEFAFACKYISNETYGELLSESIEIGKLLNYMLLNPEKFGVRKE is encoded by the coding sequence ATGAGATTTCAAGATTTATTAGCTTACAAAAAATCTTTTTCTTTAGCAATGAAGATATTTAATATTACAAAACAGTTTCCTAAAGAAGAAACTTATTCATTAACCGATCAAATTAGACGCTCATCCAGAAGTGTTACTGTAACTATTGCAGAAGCTTATAGAAAACGTATCTATCCAAAACATTTTTACAGCAAATTAACCGATTCTGATGGTGAAAATTCTGAAACACAAACTTGGCTGGAATTTGCTTTTGCTTGTAAATATATTTCAAATGAAACTTATGGTGAACTTTTATCCGAAAGTATTGAAATAGGTAAATTATTAAACTATATGCTTTTAAACCCAGAGAAGTTTGGAGTCAGAAAAGAGTGA
- the ruvC gene encoding crossover junction endodeoxyribonuclease RuvC, whose protein sequence is MTQERIILGIDPGTTIMGFGLIKVINKKMEFLQLNELQLSKYDNHYQKLRIIFERTIELIETHCPDEIAIEAPFFGKNVQSMLKLGRAQGVAMAAGLSRGIPITEYEPKKIKMAITGNGNASKEQVAKMLQQLLGLKELPKNLDSTDGLAAAVCHHFNSGKVIAGKSYSGWDAFVKQNEDRVKK, encoded by the coding sequence ATGACACAAGAACGCATCATATTAGGTATTGACCCCGGAACCACAATTATGGGTTTCGGATTGATTAAAGTAATCAATAAAAAAATGGAATTTCTGCAATTGAACGAATTGCAGCTTTCCAAATACGACAATCATTACCAAAAACTAAGAATCATTTTCGAGCGAACGATCGAATTAATCGAAACGCATTGTCCAGACGAAATCGCTATTGAAGCTCCTTTCTTTGGCAAAAACGTGCAATCTATGCTGAAGTTAGGTCGTGCGCAAGGCGTTGCAATGGCGGCAGGACTTTCAAGAGGGATTCCGATTACGGAATACGAGCCTAAAAAGATAAAAATGGCGATTACCGGAAACGGCAATGCCAGCAAAGAACAAGTTGCCAAAATGCTTCAACAGCTTTTAGGTTTAAAAGAATTACCAAAAAATCTCGATTCAACAGATGGTTTGGCAGCTGCAGTTTGTCATCATTTTAATTCCGGAAAAGTCATTGCTGGAAAGAGTTATTCGGGCTGGGACGCTTTTGTGAAACAAAACGAGGATCGAGTTAAGAAGTAG
- a CDS encoding glycosyltransferase family 2 protein, with protein sequence MIFLLFSILAIYMVSISLLIYGFFKVQQYQKTDLKPQTSFTIVVPFRNEEENLPKLLESFSKLNYPTDLFEVILVDDASIEKFQVSSFRFRVSIIDNIRISSSPKKDAITTAMQHVKTNWVITTDADCIVSENWLLTFDNYIQQNKVSMLAGAVTYQCENSFLDHFQQLDLTSLQGATIGSFGLNKGFMCNGANFAYTKSLFESLKGFDGNDKIASGDDVFLLQKAIEKFPDEVCYLKAQEAIVVTKPTENWKALFYQRVRWAAKTSSYKSTFGKFLGLIVFSGNLSFVIGFFFMIFGIWSYPIFVLFAFSKFVIDYVLLSITNQFLTKTRIKSLLLSSLLYPFFSSTIALYSLFGSYEWKDRRFAK encoded by the coding sequence ATGATTTTTTTATTATTCAGCATATTGGCAATTTATATGGTGAGCATTTCTTTGCTGATTTATGGTTTTTTCAAAGTTCAACAATATCAGAAAACAGATTTAAAACCACAAACAAGTTTTACAATTGTTGTTCCGTTTCGGAATGAAGAAGAAAACCTGCCAAAGCTTTTAGAGAGTTTTTCAAAATTAAATTATCCAACAGATTTATTTGAAGTGATTTTGGTTGATGATGCTTCAATTGAAAAGTTTCAGGTTTCAAGTTTCAGGTTTCGAGTTTCAATAATTGACAACATTAGAATTTCCAGTTCTCCCAAAAAAGACGCGATTACAACGGCAATGCAGCATGTAAAAACCAATTGGGTTATTACAACCGATGCTGATTGTATTGTTTCTGAAAACTGGCTTCTGACTTTTGACAATTATATTCAGCAGAATAAAGTTTCAATGCTAGCGGGTGCTGTAACGTATCAATGTGAAAACTCATTTTTAGATCATTTTCAGCAATTGGATTTAACGAGTTTGCAAGGTGCAACCATTGGAAGTTTTGGTTTGAATAAAGGATTTATGTGCAACGGAGCCAATTTTGCATACACGAAATCATTGTTTGAAAGCTTAAAGGGCTTTGATGGAAACGATAAAATTGCCAGCGGAGATGATGTTTTTTTACTGCAGAAAGCAATTGAGAAATTTCCTGATGAAGTTTGTTATTTAAAAGCTCAAGAAGCAATTGTAGTTACAAAACCAACTGAAAATTGGAAAGCTCTTTTTTATCAAAGAGTGCGTTGGGCAGCCAAAACGAGTTCGTATAAAAGTACTTTTGGCAAGTTTTTAGGACTGATTGTTTTCTCTGGGAATTTGAGTTTTGTAATTGGTTTTTTCTTTATGATTTTTGGAATTTGGTCTTATCCCATTTTTGTGCTTTTTGCTTTTTCTAAGTTTGTAATTGATTATGTTTTGCTCTCAATAACAAATCAGTTTTTGACTAAAACCAGAATAAAAAGCCTTTTGTTGAGTAGTTTGCTGTATCCGTTTTTTAGTTCGACAATTGCCCTTTATAGTTTGTTTGGTTCCTATGAATGGAAAGATCGACGCTTTGCAAAATAA
- a CDS encoding DUF456 domain-containing protein, which yields MDLFLTLVGFICVIVGVFGSFLPVLPGLSSCWVGILLLYLTKAVENNYWILGITFVLMVLITILDYVIPSKGTKKFGGSSYGVWGTNIGLIVGIVAPIPFGIIIGPFVGALVGELLYDSQNHKRALKAATGSVLGFLASSFVNFFFSVIYLGIFLTILWQNRQLIF from the coding sequence ATGGATTTATTTTTAACATTAGTTGGTTTTATATGTGTAATCGTAGGTGTTTTTGGGAGTTTTCTTCCTGTTTTGCCAGGATTATCAAGCTGCTGGGTAGGGATTTTATTGCTGTATCTTACCAAGGCAGTAGAAAACAACTATTGGATTTTGGGAATCACTTTTGTTTTGATGGTATTGATTACAATTTTGGATTATGTGATTCCATCTAAGGGAACCAAGAAGTTTGGAGGAAGCTCTTATGGAGTCTGGGGAACTAACATTGGTTTGATTGTTGGGATTGTAGCGCCTATTCCGTTTGGAATTATCATTGGACCGTTTGTCGGAGCGCTCGTAGGCGAGTTATTATACGATTCTCAAAATCATAAACGTGCACTAAAAGCAGCTACGGGTTCTGTTCTTGGATTCTTAGCTTCGAGTTTTGTGAATTTCTTTTTTTCAGTAATTTATCTCGGTATTTTTTTGACTATCCTATGGCAAAATAGACAGCTTATTTTCTAA
- a CDS encoding DUF937 domain-containing protein has protein sequence MTPNLQIELRRFISSNVVSKLNKFYFENDALLIKGIDVSIGTILMGLYNKAEESDFYSEIVSLIQEDSTFYQEVDFNAGRILSVDDCYRLEGNVLLKELFSNKKGRISEMVSNEVGIKSETAREILNFSALLVMSYLRYNLQLIESLKLLLEDQKRDILNSIPPGIKIILGFSNYETVEDKNQSIGRSIFTLFGHNFFSF, from the coding sequence ATGACCCCAAACCTACAAATTGAACTTAGACGCTTTATTTCTTCTAATGTTGTCTCCAAGTTAAACAAGTTTTATTTTGAAAATGATGCACTTTTAATCAAGGGAATAGACGTCTCGATCGGCACAATTTTGATGGGACTCTACAACAAAGCCGAAGAATCTGATTTTTACTCTGAAATTGTTTCACTAATCCAAGAAGATTCCACTTTTTACCAAGAAGTAGATTTTAATGCAGGCAGAATTTTATCAGTCGATGACTGTTACCGTTTAGAAGGAAATGTTTTACTGAAAGAATTGTTTTCTAACAAAAAAGGCAGAATTTCAGAAATGGTTTCTAATGAAGTTGGCATTAAAAGCGAAACAGCCAGAGAAATACTTAACTTTTCAGCATTACTTGTAATGTCTTATTTAAGATACAATCTTCAATTAATAGAAAGTTTAAAACTCCTTTTAGAAGATCAAAAAAGAGATATTTTAAACAGCATTCCTCCCGGAATCAAAATCATCCTAGGTTTTTCAAATTACGAAACAGTAGAAGATAAAAACCAATCTATCGGAAGATCTATTTTTACCCTTTTCGGACATAATTTCTTTAGTTTTTAA
- a CDS encoding pseudouridine synthase, with protein MNNKEGNNKRGGSRPNSSRSNSNKPKPPMAKRAQGPKKVKPEVKAAQEAAAEKFRKQNQPAKRQKASDEIRLNKYISNSGVCSRRDADIYIQSGNVKVNGTVVTEMGYLVKLNDVVNFDGVTLTPEKKEYILLNKPKNFTTALDEGQEYRNVLELVRGATNAKIAAVGRMDKNTTGLLLFTNDTDMIRKFTLPNQKSSKIYQVSLDKNLKFEDLEKISKGLVLDGHRVFVEEVSYIDNEPKSEVGLKLRTANVKVVRSIFESFEYNVLRIDRVSFAGLTKKNLPRGNWRFLTDQEIINLKNV; from the coding sequence ATGAACAACAAGGAAGGCAACAATAAAAGAGGCGGATCGAGACCAAACAGCTCACGATCAAACTCTAACAAGCCAAAACCTCCTATGGCTAAGCGCGCGCAAGGGCCTAAAAAAGTAAAACCTGAAGTTAAAGCTGCTCAGGAAGCTGCTGCTGAAAAATTTAGAAAACAAAATCAGCCGGCAAAGAGACAAAAAGCTTCAGATGAGATTCGTCTGAACAAATACATCTCTAATTCTGGTGTTTGTTCTCGTCGTGATGCCGACATTTATATTCAGTCTGGAAACGTAAAAGTGAACGGTACTGTAGTTACAGAAATGGGTTATTTGGTAAAACTGAATGATGTTGTAAACTTTGACGGCGTTACACTAACTCCCGAAAAGAAAGAATACATTTTATTAAACAAACCTAAAAACTTCACGACTGCCCTAGATGAAGGTCAAGAATATCGTAACGTTCTAGAACTTGTTCGTGGTGCTACAAATGCAAAAATTGCTGCTGTCGGAAGAATGGACAAGAATACAACCGGTTTGCTATTGTTTACAAACGACACTGATATGATTCGTAAATTTACATTGCCGAATCAGAAATCGTCTAAGATTTATCAGGTTTCTTTAGACAAAAACTTAAAATTTGAAGATTTAGAAAAAATCAGCAAAGGTCTTGTTCTTGACGGACACCGCGTTTTTGTTGAAGAAGTAAGCTATATTGATAACGAACCAAAAAGCGAAGTTGGTCTTAAGTTGCGTACTGCTAACGTAAAAGTGGTGCGTTCTATTTTTGAATCCTTCGAATATAATGTTTTAAGAATTGACCGTGTTTCATTTGCTGGATTGACCAAAAAGAATCTTCCTCGCGGAAACTGGCGCTTTTTGACCGACCAAGAAATTATCAATTTGAAAAACGTTTAA
- a CDS encoding geranylgeranylglycerol-phosphate geranylgeranyltransferase has protein sequence MLSRQHKLLVMKIVSLFSVVRGYNIPIIILAQYLSAIFILAPEIRALDILLDFHLFLIVFASAITIASGYIINNFYDSQKDLINRPNKSMLDRLVSQKTKLNVYFSLNFLAVLMAFIVSLRAFLFFSGYVFMIWFYSHKIKKYPIIGNLMSALLAVTPFFAILLYFYNKISFEELENHMSHFVVISAHAVFLFLLLLIREMIKDLENLKGDLVTDYRTIPVLYGEKISKQIITALTFLTIVPVYVLVNIHDVGYMDIYFYVCFGVLLFFLIYLWKSDSKEQYLRLHNVLKFLIVSGVCCIVLINPSVLWHGRELISNY, from the coding sequence ATGTTAAGCAGACAACACAAACTTTTAGTAATGAAAATTGTTAGTCTGTTCTCTGTAGTTCGAGGTTACAATATTCCTATTATTATTTTAGCACAATATTTATCGGCAATTTTTATACTAGCTCCAGAAATTAGAGCACTGGATATCTTACTTGATTTTCATTTGTTTTTAATTGTCTTTGCTTCCGCTATTACAATTGCTTCGGGATATATCATCAATAATTTTTACGACAGTCAAAAGGATTTAATTAATCGTCCGAATAAATCAATGTTGGATCGTTTGGTCAGTCAGAAAACTAAATTGAATGTTTATTTCAGTTTGAATTTTCTTGCTGTTCTAATGGCTTTCATAGTTTCCTTGAGGGCTTTTTTATTCTTTTCTGGTTATGTTTTTATGATTTGGTTTTATTCGCATAAAATTAAAAAGTATCCAATTATTGGGAATTTAATGTCGGCATTGCTTGCTGTAACTCCATTTTTTGCCATTTTACTATACTTCTACAATAAAATTTCGTTTGAAGAACTTGAGAATCACATGAGTCATTTTGTGGTGATTTCTGCACATGCAGTTTTCTTATTTCTGCTTTTACTGATTCGCGAAATGATAAAAGATCTCGAAAACCTAAAAGGTGATTTAGTAACCGATTATAGAACAATTCCTGTTTTATATGGCGAAAAAATTTCTAAACAAATCATTACAGCTTTAACTTTTTTAACCATTGTGCCGGTTTATGTTTTGGTCAACATACACGATGTAGGCTATATGGATATCTATTTTTATGTATGTTTTGGTGTACTGCTTTTTTTCTTGATTTATTTATGGAAATCTGACTCTAAAGAGCAATACTTAAGACTTCATAATGTTCTTAAATTCTTGATTGTATCAGGCGTTTGCTGTATTGTTTTGATTAATCCGAGCGTCTTATGGCATGGTCGCGAATTGATTTCTAATTATTAA
- a CDS encoding DUF502 domain-containing protein, translating into MKSILKILKATFLGGILFLVPLVVLLIVLEKGYGLVQKTTLPLVSTLPKVSVLGLAIQELVGIFIIILICFIAGLLAKTTAAEKLVQKLEDGILSFVPGYSFMKSMNENILGLESKDDLKVILVPTDAGLQFAFLIEQVSDEKFTVFIPDAPNPWSGSVVFVDKKDITEIDITQKQALACIRKLGYGSEELLKNKL; encoded by the coding sequence ATGAAAAGTATTTTAAAGATTCTCAAAGCAACTTTTTTAGGAGGAATTCTGTTTCTAGTACCGTTGGTTGTACTATTAATTGTTTTGGAAAAAGGATATGGACTTGTACAAAAAACTACACTCCCACTTGTAAGCACTTTACCAAAAGTAAGCGTTTTAGGACTTGCAATTCAGGAGCTTGTTGGAATATTTATTATAATCCTAATCTGTTTTATTGCTGGATTACTGGCAAAAACTACGGCAGCTGAAAAATTAGTCCAGAAATTAGAAGATGGTATTTTAAGTTTTGTTCCTGGTTATTCATTTATGAAAAGCATGAATGAAAATATACTGGGTTTAGAATCTAAAGACGATTTAAAAGTAATTTTAGTTCCTACAGATGCTGGTTTGCAATTTGCTTTTTTAATAGAGCAAGTCAGCGATGAGAAATTTACAGTTTTTATACCCGATGCTCCAAATCCTTGGAGTGGGTCGGTGGTTTTTGTAGATAAAAAAGATATTACAGAAATCGATATTACGCAAAAACAAGCTTTAGCCTGTATTCGAAAATTAGGTTATGGATCTGAAGAATTGTTAAAAAACAAGCTCTAG
- a CDS encoding mevalonate kinase family protein codes for MKGPLFYSKILLFGEYGIIRDSKGLSIPYNFYNGALKKSEEPTEEAISSNRSLRSFASYLEVLHTQQPELVTFDLETLQNDVETGMYFDSSIPQGYGVGSSGALVAAIYDKYATNKITVLENLTREKLLHLKNIFSQMESFFHGKSSGLDPLNSYLSIPILINSKDNIEATGIPTQSFDGKGAVFLLDSGIVGETAPMVSIFMENLKDKGFRAMLKNQFVKYTDACVENFLHGDMKSLFTNTKKLSKVVLNHFKPMIPEQFHGIWQHGIDTNDYYLKLCGSGGGGYILGFTEDLERAKASLKDYKLEVVYQF; via the coding sequence ATGAAAGGACCACTATTTTACTCAAAAATATTACTCTTTGGAGAATACGGAATTATCCGTGACTCTAAAGGACTTTCTATCCCTTATAACTTTTACAATGGCGCTTTAAAAAAATCTGAAGAGCCTACAGAAGAAGCGATTTCATCAAACAGAAGTTTAAGAAGTTTTGCTTCTTACCTTGAAGTATTGCATACACAGCAGCCAGAATTGGTTACTTTCGATTTAGAAACACTTCAAAATGATGTTGAAACTGGAATGTATTTCGACTCAAGTATTCCGCAAGGGTATGGTGTTGGAAGTAGTGGTGCACTTGTTGCTGCTATTTATGATAAATATGCGACAAACAAAATCACTGTTCTAGAAAATCTGACTCGCGAAAAATTATTACACTTAAAAAATATATTTTCTCAAATGGAAAGCTTTTTCCACGGAAAAAGTTCTGGTTTAGACCCTTTAAACAGCTATTTGAGCATTCCAATCCTGATTAATTCTAAAGACAATATCGAGGCAACTGGAATTCCGACTCAAAGTTTTGACGGAAAAGGTGCTGTATTTTTGTTAGACTCAGGAATTGTTGGAGAAACAGCTCCAATGGTTAGCATTTTTATGGAAAATTTAAAAGATAAAGGTTTCCGTGCGATGCTTAAAAATCAGTTTGTAAAATATACAGATGCTTGCGTAGAAAACTTCCTGCACGGCGATATGAAGTCTTTGTTTACCAATACCAAAAAGCTTTCTAAAGTTGTTTTAAACCATTTTAAGCCAATGATTCCAGAACAGTTTCACGGAATTTGGCAACACGGAATTGACACAAACGATTATTACTTAAAACTTTGTGGTTCTGGCGGTGGCGGTTACATCCTAGGTTTTACCGAAGATTTAGAAAGAGCCAAAGCATCTTTAAAAGACTATAAATTAGAAGTAGTTTACCAGTTCTAA
- a CDS encoding type II toxin-antitoxin system RelE/ParE family toxin, translating to MKRTIVFSQNAEKKLSELFEYLENRWSERIKNKFISNLDKVIYLIQIDPEIFPKSELNKNYRKCVLSKQTTIYYKFNTKRIEIIAFFDTRQNPNKIKKDIK from the coding sequence ATGAAAAGAACAATAGTTTTTTCACAAAATGCCGAAAAAAAATTATCTGAATTATTTGAATATTTAGAAAACCGATGGTCTGAAAGAATAAAAAATAAATTTATATCAAATCTCGACAAAGTAATTTATCTAATACAAATTGATCCTGAAATTTTCCCTAAATCGGAATTAAATAAAAATTATAGAAAATGTGTCTTGTCAAAACAAACAACAATTTATTATAAATTCAACACAAAAAGAATTGAAATAATTGCATTTTTCGACACCCGACAAAACCCAAATAAAATAAAGAAAGACATAAAATAA
- a CDS encoding diphosphomevalonate/mevalonate 3,5-bisphosphate decarboxylase family protein has protein sequence MLTAADFIPNPYTSTIENGNFEWSAPSNIALVKYWGKKDNQIPANPSVSFTLNNCKTFTKLAFERRANQNAFSFDLLFEGKPKEDFKPKIQKFLERVEVYLPFLKDYHFTIDTQNTFPHSSGIASSASGMAALAMNFMSLEKQLNPEMTDEYFYQKASFLARLGSGSACRSVKGNVVVWGNQENIEGSTDLFGVEFPYSIHENFKNYQDTILLVDKGEKQVSSTVGHDLMHNHPYAERRFAQAHENLDKLIAIFESGNLDEFIKVVESEALTLHAMMMTSMPYFILMKPNTLQIINAIWKFRNETQIPVCFTLDAGANVHVLYPENVTEKVLQFIQDELVVFCQNSQYICDKIGHGAIAL, from the coding sequence ATGTTAACAGCAGCCGATTTTATACCAAATCCATATACTTCAACAATCGAAAACGGAAACTTTGAATGGAGCGCTCCAAGCAACATTGCGTTAGTGAAATACTGGGGAAAAAAAGACAACCAGATTCCAGCAAATCCTTCTGTAAGTTTTACTTTGAATAATTGCAAAACGTTTACGAAATTGGCTTTTGAAAGAAGAGCAAACCAAAATGCTTTTTCTTTTGATTTACTTTTTGAAGGAAAGCCAAAAGAAGATTTCAAACCAAAAATCCAGAAATTTTTAGAAAGAGTTGAGGTTTATTTGCCGTTTTTGAAAGACTATCATTTTACAATTGATACTCAGAATACATTTCCGCACAGTTCGGGAATTGCTTCTTCGGCTTCTGGAATGGCTGCTTTGGCAATGAATTTTATGAGTTTGGAAAAACAGCTGAATCCTGAAATGACGGACGAATATTTTTATCAAAAAGCTTCATTTTTGGCTCGTTTAGGTTCAGGAAGTGCTTGCCGAAGCGTAAAAGGAAATGTTGTCGTTTGGGGAAATCAGGAAAATATTGAGGGAAGCACCGACTTATTTGGGGTAGAATTTCCATACAGTATTCATGAAAATTTCAAGAATTACCAAGATACTATTTTATTGGTTGACAAAGGCGAAAAGCAAGTTTCGAGCACTGTTGGTCACGATTTAATGCACAATCATCCATATGCGGAAAGACGTTTTGCACAAGCACACGAAAATCTAGATAAATTAATTGCCATTTTTGAAAGTGGAAACTTAGACGAATTCATCAAAGTTGTAGAAAGTGAAGCATTAACGCTACACGCCATGATGATGACATCGATGCCATATTTCATTTTAATGAAACCAAATACGCTACAAATCATAAATGCAATCTGGAAATTTAGAAATGAAACTCAGATTCCGGTGTGTTTTACGCTTGATGCTGGAGCAAATGTGCATGTACTTTATCCCGAAAACGTTACAGAAAAAGTACTTCAATTTATTCAAGACGAATTAGTTGTATTTTGTCAGAATAGTCAATACATTTGCGACAAAATTGGACACGGTGCGATTGCATTGTAA
- a CDS encoding TspO/MBR family protein: protein MNKFVKIAIALVICLTVGYSAGVVTKPSIETWYVMLEKPAFNPPNWVFMPVWTVIYILMAIAAALVWDRIKENTEEVKKALLFFIIQLILNSIWSYLFFGLKNPMLALIEIVLLWLMIYETYLKFIKINKTAGYLLIPYLAWVGFATVLNASIWWLNK from the coding sequence ATGAATAAGTTCGTAAAAATCGCTATAGCTTTAGTAATTTGTTTAACAGTAGGATATTCTGCCGGAGTAGTAACAAAACCAAGTATTGAAACTTGGTATGTAATGCTAGAAAAGCCAGCTTTTAATCCGCCAAATTGGGTTTTTATGCCAGTTTGGACTGTAATTTATATTCTAATGGCAATTGCGGCTGCATTAGTTTGGGACAGAATAAAAGAAAATACAGAAGAAGTTAAAAAAGCATTGCTGTTCTTCATTATTCAATTGATTTTAAATTCAATTTGGTCGTATTTATTCTTCGGATTAAAAAATCCGATGTTAGCTTTAATCGAAATTGTGCTTTTATGGCTGATGATTTATGAAACGTATTTAAAATTCATCAAAATCAATAAAACTGCAGGTTACTTACTGATTCCATATTTAGCTTGGGTTGGATTTGCGACTGTTTTGAATGCTAGTATTTGGTGGTTGAATAAATAG